A genomic segment from Salvelinus alpinus chromosome 8, SLU_Salpinus.1, whole genome shotgun sequence encodes:
- the LOC139583373 gene encoding uncharacterized protein has protein sequence PAHLCEHALGMLQGGMRTADVTRAINCNVCTVRRLRQHYRETERTADCPRSGRPRVTAPAQDRYIRTSHLRDRYRMATTARVTPATHNPSISAQTVCNRLREAGLRTCRPVVRQVLTRHHQQQRCLWAQTHRRWTRHDWKKVLFTDKPVLWKGIDLDGEGSSWFGAVCHSIIGLSLLSLQAISTLRVTEKTSSSLMWYPSCRL, from the exons cctgctcatctgtgtgaacatgccttaggcatgctgcaaggaggaatgaggactgcagatgtgactagggcaataaattgcaatgtctgtactgtgagacgtctaagacagcactacagggagacagaacggacagctgattgtcctcgcagtggcagaccacgtgtaacagcacctgcacaggatcggtacatccgaacatcacacctgcgggacaggtacaggatggcaacaactgcccgagttacaccagcaacgcacaatccctccatcagtgctcaaactgtctgcaataggctgagagaggctggactgaggacttgtaggcctgttgtaaggcaggtcctcaccagacatcatcagcaacaacgttgcctatgggcacaaacccaccgtcgctggaccagacacgaCTGGAAaaaggtgctcttcactgacaa gccggTGCTCTGGAAGGGAATCGATTTGGACGGAGAAGGTTCGTCATGgtttggggcggtgtgtcacagcatcatcggactgagcttgttgtcattgcaggcaatctcaacgctgcgtgttacagagaagacatcctcctccctcatgtggtacccttcctgcaggctc